TTTGCTCCGGGTACATTGCAGGAGGCAATTACCCTGACTGCAAAAGCTTTTAATATTGCCGACAAATATCAGGTTCCTGTATTTATTCTTACAGACCAATATTTTCTTGATATGTACTCTAATGAATCTGAAGTTGATTTAAAAGAATTCCTGCCTCAGTACTCGATTACCCAAACGGAAACAGATTATAAACGGTATCAGCTAAACAAGACAGGAGTTAGTCCAAGGGGAATACCTGGTTTTGGACAGGGGATTGTTTGTGTGGATAGTGACGAGCATAATGAAGGCGGCTATATAACGGAAAGCGCTTCAATGAGAAAAAATATGGTAAACAAACGTTTGCAGAAACTTCAGACAATGAGGGAAGATTTAATTGATTACAAAATTGTAGGAAAAAAGAATGCCGCCATTGTGGTCATCGGCTGGGGTTCAACGTTCCCAATGATTAAGGAAGCGATTGAAAAGCTTGGGAGAAAAGATGTCACTCAAATTCATTGTCCGCAAGTTTATCCTTTACCTGAAAAGTTAGGAGAAATATTAAAGAAAGCTAAAACTGCCATTATTGTGGAAAATAATGCCACAAGTCAGTTTGGCAAGCTTATTAGAACTCAAACAGGGTTTAATTTCGCGCATAGGATTTTGAAATATGATGGT
This genomic window from Candidatus Margulisiibacteriota bacterium contains:
- a CDS encoding 2-oxoacid:acceptor oxidoreductase subunit alpha, with protein sequence AGARAMVNTAGGGFALMTEGLSLAGAIESPLVIHLAQRPAPATGLPTRTEQADLEMALYSGHGEFPRVIFAPGTLQEAITLTAKAFNIADKYQVPVFILTDQYFLDMYSNESEVDLKEFLPQYSITQTETDYKRYQLNKTGVSPRGIPGFGQGIVCVDSDEHNEGGYITESASMRKNMVNKRLQKLQTMREDLIDYKIVGKKNAAIVVIGWGSTFPMIKEAIEKLGRKDVTQIHCPQVYPLPEKLGEILKKAKTAIIVENNATSQFGKLIRTQTGFNFAHRILKYDGMAFSVENIIQGLSEIIREIDKEENNE